In Candidatus Sedimenticola sp. (ex Thyasira tokunagai), the following proteins share a genomic window:
- a CDS encoding glutaredoxin family protein, translated as MSETVERVRLQFYYREGCHLCDDMWRQLEQMQIEHPFELERLDVDESAETRERLGHLIPVLEGGGETICHYYLDPVALKNYLIKTGAI; from the coding sequence GTGAGTGAGACGGTAGAAAGAGTCCGGCTACAGTTCTATTACAGGGAGGGCTGTCACCTTTGTGATGACATGTGGCGGCAGTTGGAGCAGATGCAGATTGAGCACCCGTTTGAGCTGGAGCGTCTTGACGTCGATGAGTCAGCAGAAACCAGAGAGCGGCTTGGTCATTTGATTCCGGTGCTGGAAGGAGGGGGAGAGACGATCTGCCACTACTATCTCGATCCAGTTGCGTTGAAGAACTATCTGATAAAAACAGGGGCTATATGA